In the genome of Mycobacterium kansasii ATCC 12478, one region contains:
- a CDS encoding enoyl-CoA hydratase/isomerase family protein: MLRVVDLSKPADERDAGVPSPPGVIVAQGSPPDEFWLETATFTLTDEPCGDRRVVTVASVPEALADVTRRCRRWPQASAMCDDVLRALDPAGATLAGVLTESLAYSTLQAGPEFARWLDDRGPAAVPGTADAVLVERDEDTLRIRFNRPHRHNAFSTDVRAALLEALSVAQLDPSVTGIVLSGNGPSFCSGGDLAEFGTFADPVSAHFARTRHSPALVLDELRARLGRECRAEVHGRVLGSGLEMAAFCGWVVARPDSVFGLPELSLGLIPGAGGTVSITRRIGRWRTAYLVLSGRTIDAETALAWGLVDAISAAAG; this comes from the coding sequence ATGCTGCGTGTAGTTGACCTGTCGAAACCCGCGGATGAGCGGGACGCCGGTGTGCCCTCGCCGCCGGGCGTGATCGTCGCTCAGGGCTCGCCTCCGGATGAATTCTGGCTGGAAACAGCGACTTTCACGCTGACTGACGAGCCATGTGGCGATCGCCGGGTGGTCACCGTGGCGTCGGTGCCCGAGGCGTTGGCCGACGTGACGCGGCGCTGCCGACGCTGGCCGCAGGCCAGCGCCATGTGCGACGACGTGCTACGGGCCCTGGATCCCGCCGGTGCGACGCTGGCCGGCGTGCTGACCGAATCCCTGGCCTACTCGACCCTGCAGGCCGGACCCGAGTTCGCGCGCTGGCTCGACGATCGCGGCCCGGCCGCCGTTCCGGGCACAGCCGACGCGGTGCTCGTGGAGCGCGACGAGGACACCCTGCGTATCCGGTTCAACCGGCCGCACCGACACAATGCTTTTTCCACCGATGTGCGCGCCGCGCTACTGGAGGCGTTGAGCGTCGCGCAGCTGGACCCGTCGGTCACCGGAATCGTGTTGAGTGGCAACGGCCCATCGTTTTGCAGCGGTGGAGACCTTGCCGAGTTCGGCACCTTTGCCGATCCGGTCAGCGCGCACTTTGCCCGCACCCGGCACAGTCCGGCGCTGGTGCTCGACGAACTCAGAGCCAGGCTTGGCCGTGAGTGCCGGGCCGAGGTGCACGGGCGGGTGCTGGGCAGCGGGTTGGAGATGGCGGCGTTCTGCGGATGGGTTGTGGCCCGGCCGGATTCGGTGTTCGGGCTGCCCGAACTGAGCCTCGGACTGATCCCCGGCGCCGGTGGCACCGTCAGCATCACCCGACGGATCGGACGCTGGCGCACGGCATATCTGGTGCTCTCCGGCCGAACTATCGACGCCGAGACCGCACTGGCCTGGGGGCTGGTGGACGCTATCTCGGCGGCCGCCGGCTAG
- a CDS encoding CD225/dispanin family protein translates to MSYPPGPYGGSPEWQGQQPGWQGQQPQPGWPAAQPGYAPEPDNYLVWAILATILCCLPFGIVSIVYSTKVSGLWAQGRYAEAQAASANAKKWAIISAIAGAVIGVIVGVIYVILIVVAVSVDRNMPSTITTYSGY, encoded by the coding sequence ATGAGTTATCCGCCAGGGCCGTATGGAGGTTCCCCGGAGTGGCAGGGCCAGCAGCCGGGCTGGCAGGGTCAACAGCCGCAACCGGGTTGGCCGGCCGCGCAACCCGGCTACGCACCAGAGCCGGACAACTACCTCGTCTGGGCCATTCTGGCCACGATCTTGTGCTGCCTCCCGTTCGGGATCGTGTCGATCGTGTACTCCACCAAGGTCTCCGGGCTGTGGGCCCAAGGCCGCTATGCCGAGGCGCAGGCCGCGTCCGCCAACGCCAAGAAGTGGGCCATCATCAGTGCGATCGCCGGGGCGGTCATTGGTGTGATCGTCGGGGTTATTTACGTAATCCTGATTGTGGTGGCCGTGTCGGTCGATCGCAACATGCCCTCCACTATCACCACGTATTCCGGCTACTGA
- a CDS encoding acyl-CoA dehydrogenase family protein, protein MLVDTVRAFIDRDVKPSVREVEHANAYPEAWIEQMKRIGIFGLAVSEEYGGSPVSMPCYVQVTQELARGWMSLAGAMGGHTVVAKLLTLFGTEEQKTAYLPAMATGELRATMALTEPGGGSDLQSMSTTALVSEAGGLRINGAKTWITNARRSGLIALLCKTDPAARPRHKGISIVLVQPGPGLTVSRDLPKLGYKGVESCELSFDDYRVPVSAVLGSRMGEGFSQMMKGLETGRIQVAARALGVATAALEDALAYAQQRESFGQPIWKHQAVGNYLADMATKLTAARQLTRYAAERYDSGQRCDMEAGMAKLFASEVAMEIALNAVRIHGGYGYSTEYDVERYFRDAPLMIVGEGTNEIQRNVIAGQLVARGGI, encoded by the coding sequence ATGCTGGTCGACACCGTGCGGGCCTTCATCGACCGTGACGTGAAACCGAGCGTCCGCGAGGTGGAGCATGCCAACGCCTACCCCGAGGCGTGGATCGAGCAGATGAAGCGGATCGGTATCTTCGGCCTGGCCGTCTCCGAAGAGTACGGCGGGTCGCCGGTGTCGATGCCGTGCTATGTACAGGTCACCCAGGAGCTGGCGCGCGGCTGGATGAGCCTGGCGGGGGCGATGGGCGGGCACACCGTGGTGGCCAAGCTGCTGACGCTGTTCGGCACCGAAGAACAGAAGACGGCGTATCTGCCGGCGATGGCCACCGGCGAACTGCGGGCCACGATGGCACTCACCGAACCCGGCGGCGGCTCCGACCTGCAGAGCATGTCGACCACCGCGCTGGTATCCGAAGCCGGCGGCTTACGGATCAACGGCGCCAAGACCTGGATCACCAACGCGCGCCGCTCCGGGCTGATCGCGTTGCTGTGCAAGACCGATCCCGCTGCCCGACCACGCCATAAGGGAATCTCGATCGTGCTGGTCCAGCCCGGACCGGGCCTGACGGTGTCGCGAGACCTGCCCAAGCTGGGCTACAAGGGCGTCGAGTCCTGCGAGTTGTCCTTCGACGACTACCGGGTGCCGGTGTCGGCAGTCTTGGGTAGTCGCATGGGGGAAGGCTTTTCGCAGATGATGAAGGGCCTCGAAACAGGCCGCATCCAAGTGGCGGCCCGTGCCCTGGGGGTGGCAACCGCGGCACTGGAAGACGCGCTCGCCTATGCCCAGCAGCGGGAGAGCTTCGGTCAGCCGATTTGGAAGCATCAGGCCGTCGGCAACTATCTGGCCGACATGGCAACCAAACTCACCGCCGCACGCCAACTGACCCGCTATGCCGCCGAGCGCTACGACAGCGGCCAGCGTTGCGACATGGAGGCAGGGATGGCCAAGCTGTTCGCCTCCGAGGTGGCGATGGAGATCGCGTTGAACGCGGTGCGCATCCACGGCGGCTACGGCTACTCAACGGAATACGACGTCGAACGCTATTTCCGCGATGCGCCCCTGATGATCGTCGGTGAAGGCACCAACGAGATCCAGCGCAATGTGATCGCCGGACAACTGGTGGCCCGGGGCGGTATCTAG
- a CDS encoding MaoC family dehydratase: MTYADTRQGGPYFDDLSVGQTFDWAPAMTLSPGLAAAHQAIVGDRLRLALDAALCAAVIGAPAPLAHPGLVCDVAIGQSTLVTQRVKANLFYRGLTFHRFPVIGDTVYTRTEVVGLRANTAKPGRAPTGLAALRMTTVDQADRLVLDFYRCAMLPAGPDWRPDRPEAPGDDLSTVGADVTGPAVNPVAHWDATAFRERVPGPHFDAGIAGSVLHSTADLVSSAPELARLTLNIAATHHDSRVGGQRLVYGGHTIGLAFAQACRLLPNLVTVLGWEHCDHSGPVREGDTLYSELHVESAHPTGNGGVLGLRSLVYAVGDAAGPDRQVLDWRFTALQF, from the coding sequence GTGACATACGCGGACACCCGCCAGGGCGGGCCCTATTTCGACGACCTCTCGGTAGGCCAGACATTCGACTGGGCACCGGCGATGACGCTGTCGCCGGGGCTGGCCGCGGCCCATCAGGCGATCGTGGGTGACCGGCTGCGGCTGGCCCTGGACGCCGCGCTGTGCGCAGCGGTGATCGGCGCGCCCGCACCGCTGGCGCACCCGGGCCTGGTCTGCGACGTGGCGATCGGGCAGTCGACCCTGGTGACTCAGCGGGTCAAAGCCAACCTGTTCTACCGAGGCCTGACGTTTCACCGATTCCCGGTGATCGGCGACACCGTCTACACCCGCACCGAAGTGGTCGGGCTGCGCGCCAACACGGCCAAACCGGGCCGTGCCCCGACCGGGCTGGCGGCGCTGCGGATGACGACCGTCGACCAGGCCGATCGGTTGGTGCTCGACTTCTACCGGTGCGCCATGCTGCCCGCCGGCCCGGATTGGCGGCCCGACCGACCCGAGGCCCCCGGCGACGACTTGTCCACCGTCGGCGCCGACGTGACGGGACCGGCCGTCAACCCCGTCGCCCACTGGGACGCCACGGCCTTCCGAGAACGGGTGCCCGGCCCACACTTCGACGCCGGTATTGCGGGTTCGGTTCTGCACAGCACCGCTGACCTGGTCAGCAGCGCCCCCGAGTTGGCCCGGCTCACCCTGAATATTGCGGCGACACACCATGATTCGCGGGTCGGTGGGCAGCGTCTGGTCTACGGCGGGCACACCATCGGACTGGCGTTCGCCCAAGCCTGCCGATTGCTGCCGAACCTGGTGACGGTGTTGGGCTGGGAACACTGCGACCACAGCGGGCCGGTCCGCGAGGGCGACACCCTCTACAGCGAGCTGCACGTTGAATCCGCCCACCCCACCGGGAACGGCGGCGTGCTGGGGTTGCGGTCGCTGGTCTACGCCGTCGGCGACGCCGCCGGGCCGGACCGGCAGGTGCTGGACTGGCGGTTCACCGCGCTGCAGTTCTGA
- a CDS encoding CoA transferase yields the protein MSCTLARWGRSGLACLTGLPGGPPDFSRANALRRAETIVADAATLLTGRAGLLGLTRRGRVSAGGATRLLAAADGWLAITLSRPDDVAAVPALLQADRLPEDPWPAIRRWAATSCVSTIIERTRLLDIPAAALGEATAAPPRIRRLGPRGAVRGPAGLLVADLSSMWAGPLCGHLLARAGATVVKIESPRRPDGTRAGNPSFFDWINGEKLSYCVDFEERADELRQLLTVADIVIEGSRPAALARRRLGPDHIAPRPGRIWLRVTGYGEQSGRPAFGDDAAVAGGLVGSAADGPVFCGDAIADPLAGIEASQAISGSLGRGGGELIDVSLAAVAASYAALPLTASASTYPAPPPSPPPPSGAAAELGADNDAVRRLVGQRRALPC from the coding sequence GTGAGCTGCACCCTGGCCAGGTGGGGGAGGAGCGGGCTGGCCTGCTTGACCGGTCTGCCCGGCGGGCCGCCCGATTTCTCCCGCGCCAACGCGTTGCGCCGCGCCGAGACGATCGTCGCCGATGCGGCCACGCTGCTGACCGGACGGGCCGGGTTGCTGGGACTGACGCGCCGGGGCCGGGTGTCGGCCGGCGGAGCCACCCGGTTGCTCGCGGCCGCCGACGGCTGGCTTGCGATCACGTTGTCGCGCCCCGACGACGTCGCCGCCGTTCCCGCGCTGCTGCAGGCAGATCGGCTGCCCGAAGACCCCTGGCCTGCCATCCGGCGGTGGGCCGCGACGTCGTGCGTGTCCACGATCATCGAGCGGACCCGGCTCCTCGACATCCCCGCCGCGGCATTGGGTGAGGCAACGGCTGCACCGCCGCGGATTCGTCGCCTCGGGCCGCGCGGAGCGGTGCGCGGACCGGCCGGCCTGCTCGTCGCCGACCTGTCGTCGATGTGGGCCGGTCCGCTCTGCGGGCACCTCTTGGCCCGCGCGGGGGCGACCGTTGTGAAAATCGAAAGCCCGCGCCGCCCCGACGGCACCCGAGCCGGCAACCCCTCCTTCTTCGACTGGATCAACGGTGAAAAGCTCTCGTACTGCGTCGATTTCGAAGAACGGGCCGACGAGCTGCGGCAGCTGTTGACCGTCGCGGACATCGTGATCGAGGGTTCGCGGCCTGCTGCGTTGGCGCGACGTCGGCTCGGGCCCGACCACATCGCTCCGCGGCCTGGGCGAATCTGGTTGCGCGTCACCGGCTATGGCGAACAGTCCGGACGGCCGGCGTTCGGTGACGATGCCGCGGTGGCCGGTGGACTCGTCGGATCGGCTGCCGACGGGCCGGTGTTCTGCGGCGACGCCATCGCCGACCCGCTGGCCGGCATCGAGGCAAGCCAAGCGATCAGCGGATCGCTGGGGCGCGGTGGCGGCGAACTCATCGACGTATCCCTGGCAGCAGTTGCCGCCAGCTACGCCGCACTACCACTGACGGCATCGGCATCGACATACCCGGCGCCGCCACCGTCGCCGCCGCCGCCGTCCGGTGCCGCCGCCGAACTCGGCGCAGACAATGACGCCGTGCGCCGCCTCGTCGGTCAAAGACGCGCGTTGCCATGCTGA
- a CDS encoding amidohydrolase family protein codes for MLIRRATLLDGTRADIRVGALIDEVADGLVAAPGERVLDAAGGTVLPGLHDHHMHLRSAAAALESLFVGPPAVLTKELLAQSLSKARPSSDGWIRAIGYHESVAGRLDRDVLDALVPDIPLRIQHRSGALWILNSAALGSVGLAGHPDGRLPSADSGWSDGLPRREADLVRLSDRLTSMGVTGVTDATPDLGAGDMESLLTAHRRGEFRPRVRFLAPGKKILHDERLDLDALTAWIAGCHHAGRPVAVHCVTTAQLVVTIAALRAAGGHPLDRIEHAAVVPDDNVADLCDLGVTVVTQPNFVAERGDQYLAEVAAVEHHLLWRVASLMDAQVPVALSTDMPFGHGDPWAAMRAAVHRATSGGAVLNPGECVTARTALTMFLGHSDEPGRARTVAAGQPGDLCVLSQPPATVLAQLDAGLVAATIVGGEIAYTSGPDCPRA; via the coding sequence ATGCTGATTCGGCGGGCCACCTTGCTCGACGGGACGAGAGCCGACATCCGGGTGGGCGCCTTGATCGACGAGGTCGCCGACGGTCTGGTCGCAGCGCCGGGTGAACGGGTTCTCGACGCCGCCGGCGGGACAGTGCTGCCCGGCCTGCATGACCACCATATGCACCTGCGCTCGGCGGCCGCGGCTCTAGAATCGCTATTCGTCGGACCACCCGCCGTTCTCACCAAAGAGCTTCTAGCGCAGTCGCTTTCGAAGGCCAGGCCGAGCTCTGACGGGTGGATCCGCGCGATCGGCTATCACGAATCCGTCGCCGGGCGGTTGGACCGAGACGTACTCGATGCGCTGGTGCCCGATATTCCGCTGCGCATCCAGCATCGCAGTGGCGCCCTGTGGATCCTCAACTCCGCGGCACTGGGCAGCGTCGGCCTGGCCGGCCACCCCGATGGTCGGCTGCCCAGCGCCGATTCCGGTTGGTCGGACGGGTTGCCACGGCGCGAAGCCGACCTTGTGCGATTGAGCGACCGGCTCACCTCGATGGGCGTGACCGGAGTCACCGACGCCACCCCGGATCTCGGTGCCGGCGACATGGAGTCATTGCTGACGGCGCATCGCCGCGGCGAATTCCGGCCCCGAGTTCGGTTTTTGGCGCCGGGCAAGAAGATCCTGCATGACGAGCGGCTGGATCTGGACGCCCTCACGGCCTGGATCGCCGGCTGCCACCACGCCGGCCGCCCGGTGGCCGTGCACTGCGTGACCACGGCTCAGCTGGTGGTGACCATCGCGGCGTTGCGCGCCGCCGGCGGCCATCCGCTCGATCGGATCGAGCACGCCGCCGTGGTGCCCGACGACAACGTGGCCGACCTGTGCGATCTCGGGGTGACTGTGGTGACTCAACCGAATTTCGTTGCCGAGCGCGGTGATCAGTACCTCGCCGAGGTCGCGGCCGTCGAACATCATCTGCTCTGGCGAGTCGCGTCGTTGATGGACGCACAAGTGCCGGTGGCATTGTCGACCGATATGCCGTTCGGTCACGGCGACCCGTGGGCGGCCATGCGCGCCGCGGTGCATCGCGCCACATCCGGCGGGGCGGTGCTCAATCCCGGTGAATGTGTCACGGCGCGAACGGCTTTGACGATGTTTCTGGGTCACTCGGATGAGCCCGGGCGGGCGCGCACGGTTGCGGCGGGGCAACCTGGGGACCTGTGCGTGCTGTCGCAGCCGCCCGCGACGGTGTTGGCTCAGCTGGACGCCGGCCTGGTGGCCGCAACCATCGTCGGCGGCGAGATCGCCTATACCAGCGGCCCGGATTGCCCGCGAGCGTAA
- a CDS encoding alpha/beta hydrolase, with product MRANVDVVHPDLRRTARFAPRRLVGPRTLPVIRALIALTSRGTPGDVEVITLGSGAGVRLYRGTGVTEPTPALLWIHGGGYVLGKAAQDDRLCRQFARTLGITVASVEYRLAPEHPYPAPLEDCYSALRWLAALPAVDPGRIAIGGASAGGGLAAALALLARDRAEIVPAFQLLTYPMLDDRSSAAAANPRYRLWDSHANRFGWAAYLGDADPRVAVPGRRADLHGLAPAWIGVGTHDLFHDEDLDYARRLQAAGVPCRVELVPGAFHGFDLVAPKAQVSQRFFATQCDVLRAAVTPAG from the coding sequence ATGCGCGCCAACGTTGACGTCGTCCATCCGGATCTGCGCCGAACCGCCCGCTTCGCACCACGACGACTGGTCGGTCCCCGGACATTGCCGGTCATCCGGGCGCTGATCGCCCTGACCAGCCGCGGGACGCCCGGCGATGTCGAGGTGATCACGCTGGGCTCGGGTGCCGGCGTACGGCTCTACCGGGGCACCGGCGTTACCGAGCCGACACCGGCCCTGCTGTGGATTCACGGTGGCGGATATGTGCTGGGCAAGGCCGCCCAGGATGACCGGCTATGCCGCCAGTTCGCCCGGACGCTGGGCATCACCGTCGCCTCGGTGGAATACCGGCTGGCACCCGAGCACCCCTACCCCGCGCCGCTGGAAGACTGCTACTCGGCGCTGCGTTGGCTGGCCGCGCTGCCCGCGGTGGACCCGGGCCGGATCGCCATCGGCGGCGCCAGCGCGGGCGGCGGTCTTGCCGCGGCGCTGGCCCTGCTGGCACGCGACCGCGCCGAAATCGTGCCGGCATTTCAGCTGCTGACCTACCCGATGCTCGATGACCGCAGTTCCGCGGCCGCCGCCAACCCGCGCTATCGGTTGTGGGATAGCCACGCTAATCGGTTTGGCTGGGCGGCGTATCTCGGCGATGCGGACCCCCGAGTGGCCGTCCCGGGCAGACGTGCGGACCTGCACGGCCTGGCGCCGGCGTGGATCGGCGTCGGCACCCATGACCTGTTTCACGACGAGGATCTCGACTATGCCCGACGGCTGCAAGCCGCCGGGGTGCCCTGCCGGGTCGAACTGGTGCCGGGCGCGTTCCACGGCTTCGACCTGGTAGCACCGAAGGCCCAAGTGTCACAGCGATTCTTCGCGACGCAGTGCGATGTGCTGCGGGCGGCGGTGACGCCGGCGGGTTGA
- a CDS encoding molybdopterin-dependent oxidoreductase — protein sequence MWRTVERHPPPGADRLNRFRSPLRGPWLTSVFGLVLLVTLPIVVITGLLSYIAYAPQLGQAIPDDVGWLRLPVFAWPTHPSWLYRLTQGVHVGLGLLIIPVVLAKLWSVIPKLFVWPPARSIAQLLERVSLLMLVGGGLFEIVTGVLNIQYDYIFGFSFYTGHYFGAWVFIAGFLMHIALKVPRMITGLRSLSMREVLRTNVTDTRPEPPDPDGLVAADPAAPTVSRRGALALVGSGVLLIAVLTVGQTLGGPARSAALLLPRGRGRDFPVNKTAAAAAIAPDSVGEKWRLTLRGGPAEVVLDRAALAALPQRTARLPIACVEGWSTVQTWTGVRLADLARIAGVPAPRSARVVSLQRGGAFGTARLQANQINDPDALLALRVNGDDLPLDHGYPARIIVPALPGVHNTKWVAGIEFEPS from the coding sequence CTGTGGCGCACCGTGGAGCGTCATCCACCGCCGGGTGCGGACCGGCTGAACCGCTTTCGGAGCCCGTTGCGCGGCCCGTGGCTGACATCGGTGTTCGGACTGGTGCTGTTGGTGACGTTGCCGATCGTGGTGATCACCGGGTTGCTGTCCTATATCGCCTATGCACCGCAGTTGGGTCAAGCGATCCCCGACGACGTCGGGTGGCTGCGGCTGCCCGTATTCGCCTGGCCCACCCATCCGTCGTGGCTGTACCGGCTGACCCAGGGTGTCCATGTGGGGCTGGGCCTGCTGATCATCCCGGTGGTATTGGCCAAGCTGTGGTCGGTGATCCCGAAACTGTTCGTCTGGCCGCCCGCGCGGTCGATCGCCCAGCTGCTGGAGCGGGTGTCGTTGTTGATGCTGGTCGGTGGGGGGCTGTTCGAGATCGTCACCGGGGTGCTCAACATCCAGTACGACTACATCTTCGGGTTCAGCTTCTACACCGGGCACTATTTCGGGGCGTGGGTTTTCATCGCCGGCTTCCTGATGCATATCGCGCTCAAGGTTCCGCGCATGATCACCGGGCTGCGCTCGCTGTCGATGCGAGAAGTGCTGCGCACCAACGTGACCGACACCCGGCCCGAACCGCCGGATCCCGACGGGCTGGTGGCCGCCGACCCGGCGGCGCCGACGGTGAGCAGGCGTGGCGCCCTGGCCCTGGTGGGCTCCGGTGTGCTGCTGATCGCGGTGCTGACCGTCGGGCAGACCCTCGGCGGGCCGGCGCGCAGCGCGGCACTGCTCTTGCCTCGCGGACGAGGCCGAGATTTCCCGGTCAACAAGACCGCCGCAGCCGCCGCGATCGCACCCGACAGCGTCGGCGAGAAGTGGCGGCTGACGCTGCGCGGCGGTCCGGCGGAGGTGGTACTGGATCGCGCCGCCCTGGCCGCACTGCCGCAGCGCACCGCCAGGCTGCCGATCGCCTGCGTGGAAGGCTGGTCGACCGTGCAGACCTGGACCGGGGTCCGGCTGGCCGACCTGGCTCGAATCGCCGGGGTCCCGGCACCACGCTCGGCGCGAGTGGTATCGCTGCAGCGCGGCGGCGCATTCGGCACCGCGCGGCTGCAGGCCAACCAGATCAACGATCCCGATGCGCTACTTGCACTGCGCGTCAACGGCGACGACCTACCCCTTGATCATGGCTATCCGGCCCGCATCATCGTTCCCGCGCTGCCGGGTGTGCACAACACCAAA